The Symphalangus syndactylus isolate Jambi chromosome 8, NHGRI_mSymSyn1-v2.1_pri, whole genome shotgun sequence genome includes a window with the following:
- the ZDBF2 gene encoding DBF4-type zinc finger-containing protein 2 isoform X3: protein MQKRQGYCSYCRVQYNNLEQHLFSAQHRSLTRQSRRQICTSSLMERFLQDVLQHHPYHCQESSSTQDETHVNTGSSSEVVHLDDAFSEEEEEDEDKVEDEDATEERPSEVSEPIEELHSRPRESQEGMQEVSVRPSVIQKLEKGQQQPLEFVHKIGAGVKKCNLVDIGQATNNGSNLVRPPVICNAPASCLPESSNDRPVTTNTTSLPPAAHLDSVSKCDPNKVEKYLEQPDGASRNPVLSSHVETSSFSYQKAKESNKKSLRMNSDKLVLWKDVKSQGKTLSAGLKFYERMGTKGSLRVKSPSKLAVNPNKTDMPFNKGIFEDTIAKNHEEFFSNMDCTQEEKHLIFNKTAFWEQKCSVSSEMKFDCSSLQSASDQPQETAQDFNLWKEERIDQEDNYESRGSEMSFDCSSSFHSLTDQSKVSAKEVNLSKEVRTDVQYKNNKSYVSKISSDCDDILHLVTNQSQMIVKEISLQNARHISLVDQSYESSSSETNFDCDASPQSTSDYPQQSVTEVNLPKEVHIGLVDKNYGSSSSEVSADSVFPLQSVVDRPPVAVTETKLWKKAHTGLVDNYGSSCSEASFDCDVSLESVVDHPQLTVKGRNLKGRQVHLKHKKRKPSSAKAHLDCDVSLGTVADESQRAVEKISLLKEKNADLMDMNCESHCPEMGFQADAQLADQSQVAEIEPQKVDVDLENKSVQSSSSSLSSDSPASLYHSAHDEPQEALDEVNLKELNIDMEVKSYDCSSSELTFDSDPPLLSVSEQSHLDAEGKERHIDLEDESCESDSSEITFDSDIPLYSVIEQPEVAVYEEETVDLESKSNESCVSEITFDSDIPLHSGNDHPEVAVKEVIQKEEYIHLERKNDEPSGSEISSDSHAPLHSVTNSPEVAVKKLNPQKEEQVHLENKENEPIDSEVSLDYNIIFHSMTRHSEDPIKEISLHTKEHMYLENKSVFETSLDSDVPLQSATHKPEVIVKETWLQREKHAEFQGRSTEFSGSKASLDSGVPHYSVTEPQVAVNKINRKKQYVLENKNDKCSGSEIILDSNVPPQSMTDQPQLAFLKEKHVNLKDKNSKSGDSKITFDSEQLQEAVKKIDQWKEEVISLKNKINEPSTYKLIHDPDVSVQSVADQPKVAIKHVNLGNENHMYLEVKNSQYSCSEMNLDSGFLGQSIVNRPQITILEQEHIELEGKHNQCCGSEISFDSDDPLQSVADRLRETVKEISLWKDEEVDMERRNEAKGFEIMYDSDVLQPQPEEVLKEVSLWKEHVDLENKIVKPTDSKIKFDSHELLQSVTNKIPGVNKEINLLREEHVCLDDKGYVPSDSEIIYVSNIPLQSVIKQPQILEEEHASLEDKSSNSCSPEESSDSNDSFQVAADELQKPVKEINLWKEDHIYLEDKSYKLGDFDVSYASHIPVQFVTDQSSVPVKEINLQKKDHNDLESKNCEVCGSEIKCHSCVHLQSEVDQPQVSYKEADLQKEEHVVMEEKTDEPSDSEMMYDSDVPFQIVVNQFPGSVKETHLPKVVLVNLVPSDSDYEVISDDIPLQLVTDPPQLTIKDINCINTECIDIEDKSCDFFGSEVRCSCKASTPSMTNQCKETFKIINRKKDYIILGEPSCQSCGSEMNFNVDASDQSMTYESQGPDEKMVKYIDSEDKTCGYNGSKGKFNLEDTSHRTTHRLQKAHKEANLQKDPRNAGLKDIDDLSVALDKPCHRHPPAERPPKQKWRVASQCQTAKISHSTQTSYKNYPVMKRKIIRQEEDPPKSKCSRLQDDRKTKKKVKIGTVEFPASCTKVLKPMQPKALVCVLSSLNIKLKEGEGLPFPKMRHHSWDNDIRFICKYKRNIFDYYEPLIKQIVISPPLNVIVPEFERRNWVKIHFNRSNQNSSAGDNDADGQGSASAPLMAVPARYGFNSHQGTSDSSLFLEESKVLHAREVPKKRNFQLTFLNRDVVKISPKSVRNKLLESKSKKKIHGKKVTTSSNKLGFPKKIYKPIILRQKPRKASEKQSIWIRTKPSDIIRKYISKYSVFLRHRYQSRSAFLGMYLKKKKSVVSRLKKAKRTAKVLLNSSVPPVGAEELSSAIANPPPKRPVRASCRVARRRKKSDESYHGRQRNPTPVRAYDLRSSSSLQQRERMMTRLANKLRGNEVK, encoded by the exons TTCAACACAAGATGAGACACATGTGAATACTGGGTCATCATCTGAAGTGGTGCATTTGGATGATGCTTTTtctgaagaagaggaagaggatgagGATAAGGTTGAGGATGAGGATGCTACCGAAGAGAGACCTTCCGAGGTTTCAGAACCTATTGAAGAGTTACATTCCAGACCTCGTGAATCTCAGGAAGGCATGCAGGAGGTTTCAGTTCGACCATCAGTTATTCAAAAACTGGAGAAGGGACAGCAGCAGCCCTTGGAGTTTGTTCATAAAATTGGGGCCGGTGTGAAAAAATGTAACCTAGTAGATATTGGTCAGGCTACAAATAATGGAAGCAACCTGGTACGCCCCCCAGTGATTTGTAATGCTCCTGCTAGTTGTTTACCTGAAAGCTCTAATGATAGACCAGTTACAACTAATACAACTAGTTTACCACCAGCAGCTCATTTGGATTCAGTTAGCAAATGTGACCCAAACAAAGTTGAGAAATATCTTGAACAGCCAGACGGGGCCTCTAGAAATCCTGTGCTATCATCCCATGTAGAAACTTCTTCATTTTCATATCAGAAAGCTAAAGAATCAAATAAGAAATCTTTACGCATGAATTCAGATAAGTTGGTTTTGTGGAAAGATGTAAAATCTCAGGGTAAAACTTTGTCAGCTGGCTTGAAATTCTATGAACGCATGGGTACTAAGGGCTCCTTAAGAGTTAAATCTCCTTCCAAATTAGCAGTAAACCCGAATAAAACTGACATGCCTTTTAATAAAGGAATCTTTGAAGATACTATTGCAAAGAACCATGAGGAATTCTTTTCTAATATGGATTGTACCCAAGAAGAAAAGCATTTGATTTTTAACAAGACAGCCTTTTGGGAACAGAAGTGCTCAGTGAGTTCTGAAATGAAGTTTGATTGTAGCTCTCTTCAGTCAGCATCTGATCAGCCCCAAGAGACTGCACAAGACTTCAATCTTTGGAAGGAGGAGCGAATTGACCAAGAAGATAACTATGAATCTAGAGGTTCAGAAATGAGTTTTGATTGCAGTTCCTCTTTTCATTCACTGACTGACCAATCTAAAGTGAGTGCCAAAGAAGTAAACCTTTCCAAGGAAGTACGTACTGATGTACAGTATAAGAATAATAAATCTTATGTTTCTAAAATAAGTTCTGATTGTGATGACATTCTTCACTTGGTTACCAACCAATCCCAAATGATTGTTAAAGAAATAAGTCTTCAGAATGCAAGGCATATTAGCCTGGTTGACCAAAGCTATGAATCTAGTAGTTCTGAAACGAATTTTGATTGTGATGCTTCACCTCAGTCCACTAGTGACTACCCCCAACAATCTGTAACAGAAGTAAACCTTCCTAAGGAAGTACACATTGGTTTGGTTGATAAGAACTATGGTTCCAGTAGCTCTGAAGTAAGTGCTGATTCTGTTTTCCCACTGCAGTCAGTGGTTGACCGACCCCCAGTGGCTGTCACAGAAACAAAACTTTGGAAGAAGGCTCATACTGGCTTGGTTGATAACTATGGATCGAGTTGTTCTGAAGCAAGTTTTGATTGTGATGTTTCTCTTGAGTCAGTAGTTGATCATCCCCAACTGACTGTCAAAGGAAGAAACCTGAAAGGTAGACAAGTCCACCTAAAACATAAGAAGCGTAAACCCAGTAGTGCTAAAGCACATCTTGATTGTGATGTCTCACTTGGGACAGTTGCAGATGAATCCCAGAGGGCTGTTGAAAAGATAAGTCTTCTGAAGGAGAAGAATGCTGACCTTATGGATATGAACTGTGAATCCCATTGTCCTGAAATGGGTTTTCAGGCTGATGCTCAATTAGCTGACCAGTCTCAAGTAGCAGAAATAGAGCCTCAGAAAGTGGATGTTGACCTTGAGAATAAGAGTGTTCAGTCTAGCAGTTCTTCTCTAAGTTCTGATTCTCCGGCTTCTCTTTATCATTCAGCTCATGATGAGCCTCAAGAAGCTTTGGATGAAGTAAATCTTAAAGAGTTAAACATTGACATGGAAGTTAAGAGCTATGATTGCTCCAGCTCTGAGTTGACTTTTGATTCTGATCCGCCTCTTCTCTCAGTTTCTGAGCAGTCTCATCTGGATGCTGAAGGAAAAGAACGGCACATTGACCTGGAAGATGAGAGCTGTGAGTCAGATAGTTCTGAAATAACTTTTGATTCTGATATTCCTCTTTATTCAGTAATTGAACAACCTGAAGTAGCTGTTTATGAGGAAGAAACTGTTGATCTGGAAAGTAAAAGTAATGAATCTTGTGTTTCTGAAATAACTTTTGATTCTGATATTCCTCTTCATTCAGGAAATGATCACCCTGAAGTAGCTGTTAAAGAAGTAATTCAGAAAGAAGAGTACATTCACTTAGAAAGGAAGAATGATGAACCCAGTGGTTCTGAAATAAGTTCGGATTCCCATGCCCCTCTTCATTCAGTGACTAATTCTCCCGAAGTAGCTGTTAAAAAGCTAAATCCTCAAAAAGAAGAGCAGGTACActtagaaaataaggaaaatgaacCTATTGATTCTGAAGTAAGTTTGGATTATAATATCATTTTTCACTCAATGACTAGACATTCTGAAGATCCCATTAAAGAAATAAGCCTTCACACAAAAGAGCACATGTACTTAGAAAATAAGAGTGTTTTTGAAACAAGTTTGGATTCTGATGTCCCTCTTCAGTCAGCGACTCACAAACCTGAAGTAATTGTCaaagaaacatggcttcaaaGAGAAAAGCATGCTGAATTCCAAGGTAGAAGTACTGAATTCAGTGGTTCAAAAGCAAGTTTAGATTCTGGTGTCCCTCATTATTCAGTAACTGAACCTCAAGTAGCTGttaacaaaataaacagaaagaagcaATATGTTCTAGAAAACAAGAATGATAAATGTAGTGGTTCTGAAATAATTTTGGATTCTAATGTTCCACCTCAGTCAATGACTGACCAACCTCAACTAGCTTTTTTGAAGGAAAAACATGTTAATCTGAAGGACAAAAATAGTAAATCAGGTGACTCTAAAATAACCTTTGATTCTGAACAACTTCAGGAAGCGGTTaaaaaaatagaccaatggaaggaAGAGGTTATTAGCCTGAAAAATAAGATTAATGAACCTAGTACTTATAAATTAATACATGATCCTGATGTTTCTGTCCAATCTGTGGCTGATCAACCCAAAGTAGCTATTAAACATGTAAACCTTGGGAATGAAAACCATATGTACTTGGAAGTTAAGAACAGCCAATATAGTTGTTCGGAAATGAATTTGGATTCTGGTTTCTTGGGTCAGTCAATAGTCAATCGACCTCAAATAACTATTTTGGAGCAGGAGCACATTGAACTAGAAGGTAAGCACAATCAATGTTGTGGTTCTGAAATAAGTTTTGATTCTGATGACCCTCTTCAGTCAGTGGCTGACCGGCTGAGAGAAACCGTTAAAGAAATAAGCCTTTGGAAGGATGAAGAAGTTGACATGGAAAGGAGAAATGAAGCTAAGGGTTTTGAAATTATGTATGATTCTGATGTTCTTCAGCCCCAACCTGAAGAAGTACTTAAGGAGGTCAGTCTTTGGAAAGAGCATGTTGACTTGGAAAATAAGATTGTCAAACCTACagattccaaaataaaatttgattctCATGAACTCCTTCAGTCCGTGACTAATAAAATTCCAGGGGTGAATAAAGAAATCAATCTTTTGAGGGAGGAACATGTTTGTCTGGATGATAAGGGCTATGTGCCCAGtgattctgaaataatttatgtttCAAATATCCCTCTTCAGTCAGTAATAAAACAACCACAAATTTTGGAAGAGGAACATGCCAGTCTGGAAGATAAGAGCAGTAATTCTTGTAGTCCTGAAGAAAGTTCTGATTCCAATGACTCTTTTCAGGTAGCAGCAGATGAGCTTCAAAAACCTGtcaaagaaataaatctttggaAGGAAGACCATATTTACCTGGAAGATAAGAGCTATAAATTAGGTGATTTTGATGTAAGTTATGCTTCTCATATTCCTGTTCAGTTTGTGACTGATCAATCTTCTGTACCTGTCAAAGAAATAAACTTGCAAAAGAAGGATCATAATGATCTAGAAAGTAAGAACTGTGAAGTTTGTGgttctgaaataaaatgtcattctTGTGTTCATCTTCAGTCAGAAGTTGACCAACCTCAGGTGTCTTACAAAGAGGCAGACCTTCAGAAGGAAGAGCATGTTGTCATGGAAGAAAAGACCGACGAACCTAGTGATTCAGAAATGATGTATGATTCTGATGTTCCTTTTCAAATAGTAGTTAACCAATTTCCAGGGTCAGTCAAAGAAACCCACCTTCCAAAGGTGGTACTTGTGAATCTGGTGCCCAGTGATAGTGATTATGAAGTAATTTCAGATGATATTCCCCTTCAGTTAGTGACTGACCCACCTCAGTTGACTATCAAAGATATCAACTGTATAAATACAGAATGTATTGATATAGAAGATAAGAGCTGTGACTTTTTTGGTTCTGAAGTCAGATGTAGTTGTAAAGCCTCTACTCCCTCAATGACAAACCAGTGCAAAGAgactttcaaaataataaaccGGAAGAAGGACTATATTATTCTGGGAGAGCCAAGTTGTCAATCTTGTGGTTCTGAAATGAATTTTAATGTTGATGCCTCTGATCAGTCCATGACTTACGAGTCACAAGGACCTGATGAGAAAATGGTGAAATATATTGACTCAGAAGATAAGACCTGTGGATATAATGGTTCTAAAGGAAAATTTAATTTGGAAGACACTTCTCATCGAACGACTCACCGACTGCAGAAAGCTCACAAAGAAGCCAACCTTCAGAAAGATCCAAGAAATGCTGGCCTAAAAG ATATTGATGACTTGTCAGTGGCCTTAGATAAACCATGCCATCGTCATCCTCCAGCAGAGAGGCCTCCTAAGCAAAAGTGGCGTGTGGCTTCTCAATGCCAGACAGCGAAAATCAGCCATAGTACTCAGACCAGTTATAAGAATTACCcagtgatgaaaagaaaaataattagacaaGAGGAAGACCCACCAAAAAGTAAGTGTTCACGTTTACAGGATGacagaaaaaccaaaaagaaagtcaaaattGGGACAGTTGAATTTCCTGCATCATGTACTAAAGTTTTGAAGCCTATGCAACCCAAAGCCTTAGtctgtgttctttcttctttaaatattaaacTGAAGGAGGGTGAAGGCCTTCCTTTCCCTAAAATGAGGCACCATAGTTGGGATAATGATATTCggtttatatgcaaatataaacggAATATCTTTGATTATTATGAGCCCTTGATTAAGCAAATTGTAATTAGTCCTCCCCTGAATGTAATAGTACCAGAGTTTGAGAGGCGTAACTgggttaaaattcattttaataggAGCAACCAAAACTCCAGTGCAGGAGATAATGATGCTGATGGACAAGGCTCTGCTTCAGCACCTTTAATGGCAGTGCCGGCAAGATATGGATTTAATTCACATCAGGGAACCAGTGACTCTTCTCTGTTTCTGGAAGAATCAAAGGTTCTGCATGCTCGTGAGgttccaaagaaaagaaatttccagCTAACATTTTTAAATCGTGATGTTGTCAAAATCTCTCCAAAATCAGTTAGAAATAAGCTTTtggaaagtaaaagtaaaaagaaaattcatggaAAGAAGGTGACCACTAGTAGTAATAAGCTAGGTTTTCCCAAAAAGATTTATAAACCAATTATTCTCCGGCAAAAACCCAGAAAAGCTTCAGAGAAACAGTCAATTTGGATTCGGACCAAACCAAGTGATATCATTAGAAAGTATATTTCGAAATACTCTGTTTTTTTACGTCATAGATATCAGTCCAGGAGCGCTTTTCTTGGAATgtatctgaagaagaaaaaatctgTTGTCAGTAGGCTAAAGAAGGCGAAGAGAACAGCTAAAGTGCTTTTGAACTCCTCAGTTCCACCAGTTGGTGCTGAAGAGCTGTCAAGCGCTATCGCAAATCCTCCTCCAAAGCGACCTGTGCGGGCTTCCTGCCGCGTtgcaaggaggaggaagaagagtgaTGAAAGCTACCATGGCCGACAGAGAAATCCTACACCTGTGAGAGCATATGATCTGAGAAGCTCATCTTCTTTACAACAACGTGAGAGAATGATGACTCGGCTAGCAAACAAATTGAGAGGTAATGAGGTAAAATAG